A genomic window from Brassica oleracea var. oleracea cultivar TO1000 chromosome C8, BOL, whole genome shotgun sequence includes:
- the LOC106312104 gene encoding F-box/LRR-repeat protein At3g59210-like, producing the protein MSSKRLNLGSKDFISSLPDCLICHILSFVSTKEAASTSVLAKRWRYLFALTPNLEFNDSIYLNSEIANQRKSTFPWITRKKSKTPRSFVDRVLVLHQNVPLNRFSLKCEDVVHPAIIISWLLKVMDRGVLDLDLHISSEMGYRLPSEMFCSETLVRLKLGIRDVLTITTEKSVSLPKVKTLCLDYIMVENSVFAKLLSGCHALEELVLNNLFEVKGSCSVFHNTLKRLVVSRSRTFDENHESVSFSTPNLVYLEHSDTIANMYPKVEFNSLVEASLNLRMTSDQIVSAISIEDIDRSPQEEMVGNATNFLMGICNVKILHLSYNTLQVLTYCCKPIPQFNNLIHLTIQSDPEVAWESLPALLKNCPKLETLVFEGLHHKFKNCGEEDKCLCKPWEGEDIPTCLSSSPVKVLKILKFGEIFGDEDIEEQIKQVQHFLETMPNLEQLILYYDTSFDEDVYEVSAQLQWHPRVASSKCKISVISDSLCLSSTVPCSVVSKWGRLL; encoded by the exons ATGTCTTCAAAGAGGTTGAATCTTGGTTCCAAAGATTTCATCAGCAGTTTACCAGATTGTCTTATCTGCCACATCTTGTCTTTCGTTTCTACTAAAGAAGCTGCTTCCACTTCTGTTCTTGCCAAAAGGTGGAGATATCTGTTTGCTCTTACACCTAATCTTGAGTTCAATGACTCTATCTATTTGAATTCTGAAATTGCTAATCAAAGGAAGAGTACTTTCCCGTGGATAACAAGAAAAAAGAGCAAAACTCCTAGGAGTTTTGTGGATAGAGTGTTGGTTTTGCACCAGAATGTTCCTTTAAACAGATTCTCTCTCAAGTGTGAAGATGTTGTTCATCCAGCTATTATCATTAGTTGGTTACTCAAGGTGATGGACCGTGGTGTGTTAGATCTTGATCTACACATCTCGTCTGAAATGGGTTACCGGCTACCTTCAGAGATGTTTTGTAGCGAGACTTTGGTTAGGCTGAAACTAGGAATAAGAGATGTTCTCACTATTACTACGGAGAAAAGTGTTTCTCTTCCAAAGGTTAAGACGCTCTGTCTTGACTATATCATGGTAGAAAACAGTGTGTTTGCTAAGCTTCTGTCTGGATGTCATGCGCTTGAAGAGTTAGTTCTTAACAACTTGTTCGAGGTTAAGGGGTCTTGTTCTGTTTTTCATAACACCCTCAAGAGACTAGTGGTTAGCCGTTCAAGAACTTTTGACGAGAACCACGAGAGTGTGTCATTTAGCACCCCAAATCTTGTCTACCTTGAGCATTCTGATACTATTGCAAACATGTATCCAAAAGTGGAGTTTAACTCGCTGGTCGAAGCTAGTCTCAATCTTCGAATGACAAGCGATCAGATTGTCAGCGCAATCTCAATTGAGGATATTGATAGATCACCTCAAGAAGAGATGGTTGGTAATGCAACAAATTTTCTTATGGGAATATGCAATGTTAAGATCCTTCACTTGTCATATAACACTCTTCAG GTACTTACTTACTGCTGCAAACCAATACCACAATTCAACAACCTGATTCACTTAACCATTCAGAGTGACCCAGAAGTAGCTTGGGAGTCACTACCAGCTCTACTTAAAAATTGTCCAAAGCTTGAAACCCTAGTCTTTGAG GGACTCCATCACAAATTTAAAAACTGTGGGGAAGAGGACAAGTGTTTGTGCAAACCTTGGGAGGGGGAGGACATTCCTACTTGCCTATCATCAAGTCCAGTCAAGGTTCTAAAGATATTAAAATTTGGAGAAATCTTTGGTGATGAGGACATAGAGGAGCAGATAAAGCAGGTGCAACACTTCTTAGAGACGATGCCGAATCTTGAACAGCTTATATTGTATTATGATACATCTTTTGACGAAGATGTGTATGAAGTGTCAGCACAACTTCAGTGGCATCCAAGAGTGGCTTCATCCAAGTGCAAGATTTCAGTGATCTCTGATAGCCTTTGCTTGTCATCTACTGTGCCATGTTCGGTAGTGAGTAAATGGGGTCGTCTTCTTTAG
- the LOC106312106 gene encoding UPF0725 protein At2g20620-like isoform X1, with the protein MADVVMRKEDSDTLSVKELGAFLPPPPPPPTYKPSAQGFVDFYPPPYQPPNVWGPLPPGPSTWSPVVIKLPSTPQDELKRQLLDAILLPEPVDEEPGKRAVYLQSPTPSNMEYRRTFYHRYTPCPTYSPTAPGGYHYSQSQDAMHAKPLLFAKIGLHCYNLETGTHFERLGLPQAHDQTLEARDPARNYTCRFETNVRLATENKDCFHVITTRCRPLPPPPPPGKKNECENGEDGFQCGFDTLSVDELFKGNMPDWLPDDYATSTLLLLQYYEMKESEVEQAKEWLHLYAELALYTKKQTDPFMFERSKPLELGKVVVQTRGVVDSLKEVELLDNAVFFITFKTSCGRVWKGIIRRTRDGIPEHLSLEAKCFM; encoded by the exons ATGGCCGACGTGGTGATGAGGAAAGAGGACAGCGACACATTGAGTGTTAAG GAACTCGGTGCTTTTCTACCGCCACCGCCGCCGCCGCCGACCTACAAGCCGTCAGCACAAGGTTTTGTTGACTTTTATCCACCACCATATCAGCCTCCCAATGTTTGGGGACCTCTTCCCCCCGGCCCCAGCACTTGGAGTCCAGTGGTCATAAAATTGCCTTCTACTCCTCAAGACGAGCTGAAGCGACAGTTACTGGATGCTATTCTTCTACCG GAACCCGTTGACGAAGAACCGGGCAAGCGGGCGGTATATTTACAGTCACCAACTCCATCTAACATGGAATATCGAAGAACCTTTTATCATCGGTACACTCCTTGTCCAACTTATAGTCCCACTGCCCCTGGCGGTTACCATTACTCTCAATCTCAGGACGCTATGCACGCCAAGCCACTGCTCTTTGCTAAAATCGGACTCCATTGCTACAATCTCGAAACG GGGACACACTTTGAACGTTTGGGTCTGCCTCAAGCTCATGACCAGACCTTAGAGGCAAGGGATCCAGCACGCAATTACACTTGCAGGTTTGAAACAAATGTTCGGCTTGCCACTGAGAATAAAGATTGCTTCCATGTTATCACAACCCGCTGCAGGCCCTTGCCCCCACCTCCTCCTCCAGGTAAAAAAAATGAATGCGAAAATG GGGAAGATGGATTCCAATGTGGATTTGACACACTCTCCGTGGATGAGCTTTTCAAAGGCAACATGCCCGATTGGTTGCCTGATGACTATGCCACTAGTACGCTGCTGCTGCTGCAATACTACGAG ATGAAAGAATCAGAGGTGGAACAAGCCAAAGAATGGCTTCATCTTTACGCTGAACTAGCCTTGTACACCAAGAAGCAGACGGACCCG TTCATGTTTGAGCGTTCAAAGCCCCTGGAGCTCGGAAAGGTTGTTGTGCAAACTAGAGGAGTTGTCGACTCTCTGAAAGAGGTTGAGCTGTTGGATAATGCAGTCTTTTTCATAACCTTCAAAACAAGTTGCGGTCGTGTCTGGAAAGGTATCATCAGGAGGACAAGGGATGGGATTCCAGAGCATCTATCCCTTGAAGCCAAGTGCTTCATGTGA
- the LOC106312106 gene encoding UPF0725 protein At2g20620-like isoform X2 yields the protein MADVVMRKEDSDTLSVKELGAFLPPPPPPPTYKPSAQGFVDFYPPPYQPPNVWGPLPPGPSTWSPVVIKLPSTPQDELKRQLLDAILLPEPVDEEPGKRAVYLQSPTPSNMEYRRTFYHRYTPCPTYSPTAPGGYHYSQSQDAMHAKPLLFAKIGLHCYNLETGTHFERLGLPQAHDQTLEARDPARNYTCRFETNVRLATENKDCFHVITTRCRPLPPPPPPGEDGFQCGFDTLSVDELFKGNMPDWLPDDYATSTLLLLQYYEMKESEVEQAKEWLHLYAELALYTKKQTDPFMFERSKPLELGKVVVQTRGVVDSLKEVELLDNAVFFITFKTSCGRVWKGIIRRTRDGIPEHLSLEAKCFM from the exons ATGGCCGACGTGGTGATGAGGAAAGAGGACAGCGACACATTGAGTGTTAAG GAACTCGGTGCTTTTCTACCGCCACCGCCGCCGCCGCCGACCTACAAGCCGTCAGCACAAGGTTTTGTTGACTTTTATCCACCACCATATCAGCCTCCCAATGTTTGGGGACCTCTTCCCCCCGGCCCCAGCACTTGGAGTCCAGTGGTCATAAAATTGCCTTCTACTCCTCAAGACGAGCTGAAGCGACAGTTACTGGATGCTATTCTTCTACCG GAACCCGTTGACGAAGAACCGGGCAAGCGGGCGGTATATTTACAGTCACCAACTCCATCTAACATGGAATATCGAAGAACCTTTTATCATCGGTACACTCCTTGTCCAACTTATAGTCCCACTGCCCCTGGCGGTTACCATTACTCTCAATCTCAGGACGCTATGCACGCCAAGCCACTGCTCTTTGCTAAAATCGGACTCCATTGCTACAATCTCGAAACG GGGACACACTTTGAACGTTTGGGTCTGCCTCAAGCTCATGACCAGACCTTAGAGGCAAGGGATCCAGCACGCAATTACACTTGCAGGTTTGAAACAAATGTTCGGCTTGCCACTGAGAATAAAGATTGCTTCCATGTTATCACAACCCGCTGCAGGCCCTTGCCCCCACCTCCTCCTCCAG GGGAAGATGGATTCCAATGTGGATTTGACACACTCTCCGTGGATGAGCTTTTCAAAGGCAACATGCCCGATTGGTTGCCTGATGACTATGCCACTAGTACGCTGCTGCTGCTGCAATACTACGAG ATGAAAGAATCAGAGGTGGAACAAGCCAAAGAATGGCTTCATCTTTACGCTGAACTAGCCTTGTACACCAAGAAGCAGACGGACCCG TTCATGTTTGAGCGTTCAAAGCCCCTGGAGCTCGGAAAGGTTGTTGTGCAAACTAGAGGAGTTGTCGACTCTCTGAAAGAGGTTGAGCTGTTGGATAATGCAGTCTTTTTCATAACCTTCAAAACAAGTTGCGGTCGTGTCTGGAAAGGTATCATCAGGAGGACAAGGGATGGGATTCCAGAGCATCTATCCCTTGAAGCCAAGTGCTTCATGTGA